One Mycobacterium marseillense DNA window includes the following coding sequences:
- a CDS encoding ComEA family DNA-binding protein encodes MRTELPAERLQRRLRAEPDADARAEDSGSASTEGAPNDDQNSLLPRWLPDASQDRGWVAKVRADPGRAGAIGLAIVAALAVLVTVFTLVRDRPVPVMSAKLPPVEKVSTASPRSSASPTTEPDHPVVVSVVGLVHTPGLVTLAPGARIADALQAAGGAVNGADTIGLNMARQLGDGEQIVVGLAPVPGQPTALGSSVASGSAPTSKAPPPRPGSESVKPKPGEVVDLNTATIQELDALPGVGPVTAAAIVAWRQANGKFTSVDQLADVEGIGPARLEKLRALVRV; translated from the coding sequence ATGCGAACAGAACTTCCGGCCGAGCGCCTGCAGCGACGGCTCCGCGCCGAACCGGATGCCGATGCGCGCGCCGAGGACTCCGGGTCGGCCTCGACTGAGGGCGCCCCGAACGACGACCAGAACTCGCTGCTGCCGCGCTGGCTGCCCGACGCATCCCAGGACCGAGGCTGGGTGGCGAAAGTGCGCGCCGACCCCGGACGGGCCGGCGCCATCGGGTTGGCGATCGTGGCGGCGCTGGCGGTGCTCGTCACGGTGTTCACGTTGGTGCGCGACCGGCCCGTGCCGGTGATGTCGGCCAAGCTGCCGCCGGTCGAGAAGGTGTCGACGGCCAGCCCGCGCTCCTCGGCGAGCCCGACCACCGAGCCCGATCACCCTGTGGTGGTCAGCGTGGTCGGCCTGGTGCACACCCCGGGCCTGGTGACGCTTGCGCCCGGCGCCCGCATCGCCGACGCGCTGCAGGCCGCCGGTGGAGCGGTGAACGGCGCCGACACCATCGGACTGAACATGGCCCGACAACTCGGCGACGGTGAGCAGATCGTGGTCGGTCTCGCTCCGGTGCCGGGACAGCCGACGGCGCTGGGCAGTTCGGTGGCCTCCGGTTCGGCACCCACGTCGAAAGCGCCGCCCCCGCGGCCGGGGTCGGAGTCGGTCAAACCGAAGCCGGGCGAGGTCGTCGACCTCAACACCGCGACGATCCAGGAACTCGACGCGTTGCCCGGTGTCGGGCCGGTCACCGCCGCCGCGATCGTGGCGTGGCGGCAGGCCAACGGCAAGTTCACCAGCGTGGACCAGCTCGCCGATGTCGAGGGCATCGGGCCGGCGCGGCTGGAGAAGCTACGCGCCCTGGTCCGTGTCTGA
- a CDS encoding ComEC/Rec2 family competence protein, with translation MAQPGLAGSLPPRIDVRLVPAALTCWAVTAGGIWWPIGRTLAWCGVVAIGASAALAWRALHHPGPGERLRTVSAGFAAIGVVGAGFGFAIALRTDAVDRHPITMAYGVTAAVTVTPTESPVSLGSGRLMFRATLRRLRDDEISGRVVVFARAADFGGLMVGQPLRFSARIGRPTRRDLTVAVLNASGRPTVGAAGAVQTAAHGVRSRFAAAARDTLPGEQAALLPALVLGDTSAVPTETGRDFRAAGMTHLMAVSGANVTIVCAAVLFSARMIGPRTAVALAALALVAFVVVVQPTASVVRAAVMGAIALAGMLSSRRRQAIPALAATVLLLLAVAPQLAVDVGFALSALATAALIVLAPVWSRRLSDRGCPKPLADALAVAWAAQLVTAPLVAAISGRFSVVAAGANLVVAAVIAPITVLGTAAAALCPVWPGAARLLIRFTGPELWWVGGVARWAAGLPGATVPVPEGVPGTLLVGGVTVLAIVLWRWRPFRLGSGLAALAGLAWALSGIVGRS, from the coding sequence ATGGCCCAGCCCGGGTTGGCCGGCTCGCTCCCGCCGCGTATCGATGTGCGCCTGGTGCCGGCGGCGCTGACCTGCTGGGCGGTGACCGCCGGCGGGATCTGGTGGCCGATCGGGCGGACCCTCGCCTGGTGCGGCGTGGTGGCGATCGGCGCCTCGGCAGCGCTGGCGTGGCGCGCGCTGCACCATCCCGGCCCGGGGGAGCGATTACGGACGGTCAGCGCCGGGTTCGCGGCGATCGGTGTCGTGGGGGCGGGATTCGGGTTCGCGATCGCGCTGCGCACCGACGCGGTCGACCGCCATCCGATCACCATGGCGTACGGCGTGACCGCGGCGGTCACGGTCACCCCCACCGAGAGCCCGGTGTCGTTGGGTAGCGGCCGATTGATGTTTCGGGCCACCCTGCGACGACTACGGGACGACGAGATCTCCGGGCGGGTCGTCGTTTTCGCGCGCGCCGCGGATTTCGGTGGGCTGATGGTGGGACAGCCGCTGCGGTTCAGCGCGCGCATCGGCCGGCCGACGCGGCGCGACCTGACGGTCGCGGTGCTCAACGCGTCGGGCCGGCCGACCGTGGGCGCCGCGGGCGCCGTGCAGACCGCGGCGCACGGTGTGCGCAGTCGGTTCGCCGCGGCGGCCCGTGACACATTGCCCGGCGAGCAGGCCGCGCTGCTGCCCGCACTGGTGCTCGGCGACACCTCGGCGGTGCCCACCGAGACCGGCCGCGACTTCCGCGCTGCCGGCATGACGCACCTGATGGCCGTGTCGGGGGCCAACGTCACGATCGTGTGCGCCGCCGTGTTGTTCTCGGCCCGAATGATCGGCCCCCGAACGGCCGTCGCCCTGGCCGCGCTGGCCCTGGTGGCCTTCGTCGTCGTCGTGCAACCGACCGCGAGCGTGGTGCGGGCCGCGGTGATGGGCGCCATCGCGTTGGCGGGGATGCTGTCTTCGCGTCGGCGGCAAGCCATTCCGGCCCTCGCCGCCACGGTGCTGCTGTTGTTGGCGGTCGCCCCGCAGCTGGCCGTCGACGTCGGGTTCGCGCTGTCGGCGCTCGCCACGGCCGCGCTGATCGTCCTCGCACCGGTCTGGTCGCGGCGGCTGTCGGACAGGGGCTGCCCCAAACCGCTGGCCGATGCGCTGGCCGTCGCCTGGGCCGCGCAGCTCGTCACCGCCCCGCTGGTCGCCGCGATCTCGGGCCGGTTCAGCGTGGTCGCCGCCGGCGCGAACCTCGTCGTGGCGGCCGTGATCGCCCCCATCACGGTGCTGGGCACCGCGGCGGCCGCGCTCTGCCCGGTATGGCCGGGCGCCGCGCGGCTGCTCATTCGCTTCACCGGCCCCGAATTGTGGTGGGTGGGCGGCGTGGCCCGCTGGGCGGCAGGTCTGCCCGGGGCGACGGTCCCCGTGCCGGAGGGCGTGCCCGGCACGCTGCTCGTCGGCGGTGTGACGGTGCTGGCGATCGTGCTGTGGCGGTGGCGCCCGTTCCGCCTCGGGTCGGGGTTGGCCGCGCTGGCCGGGCTGGCCTGGGCGCTGTCCGGGATCGTCGGTCGGTCGTGA
- the holA gene encoding DNA polymerase III subunit delta yields the protein MHLVLGDEELLVERAVADLLRSARKRAGKDADIPVNRMRAGDVSTYELAELLSPSLFADERIVVLEAAGEAGKDAAAVIVSAASDMPAGVVLVVVHSGGGRAKALATDLQKLGAEVHPCARITKLSERVDFVRKEFRALRVKADEPTVTAMLDAVGSDLRELASACSQLVADTGGAVDAAAVRRYHSGKAEVKGFDIADKAVAGDIEGAAEALRWAMMRGEPLVVLADALAEAIHTIGRVGPLSGDPYRMASQLGMPPWRVQKAQKQARNWSRDTVAAAMKVVAALNANVKGAVADADYALESAVRQVAELAAQRSR from the coding sequence TTGCACCTGGTGCTCGGAGACGAGGAGCTGCTGGTCGAGCGGGCGGTGGCCGACCTGCTGCGGTCGGCGCGGAAGCGTGCCGGCAAGGACGCGGACATTCCGGTCAACCGGATGCGGGCGGGTGACGTCAGCACCTACGAGCTCGCCGAGCTGCTGAGCCCCTCGCTGTTCGCTGACGAACGCATCGTCGTGCTCGAGGCCGCCGGCGAAGCGGGCAAAGACGCTGCCGCCGTGATTGTTTCGGCCGCGAGCGACATGCCGGCGGGCGTCGTACTGGTGGTGGTGCACTCGGGCGGCGGCCGGGCCAAGGCGCTGGCCACCGACCTGCAGAAGCTCGGCGCCGAGGTGCACCCGTGCGCCCGGATCACCAAACTCAGCGAACGCGTCGACTTCGTCCGCAAGGAGTTCCGCGCGCTGCGCGTCAAGGCCGACGAGCCGACCGTGACCGCGATGCTGGACGCGGTCGGCTCCGACCTGCGTGAGTTGGCGTCCGCCTGCTCGCAACTGGTCGCCGACACCGGCGGCGCGGTCGACGCCGCCGCGGTGCGCCGCTATCACAGCGGCAAGGCCGAGGTGAAGGGCTTCGACATCGCCGACAAGGCGGTGGCCGGCGACATCGAGGGCGCCGCCGAGGCGTTGCGGTGGGCGATGATGCGGGGCGAGCCGCTGGTGGTGCTGGCGGACGCGCTGGCCGAGGCGATTCACACCATCGGCCGGGTCGGCCCGCTCTCGGGCGATCCCTACCGGATGGCCTCACAGTTGGGGATGCCGCCCTGGCGGGTGCAGAAGGCCCAGAAGCAGGCCCGGAATTGGTCGCGCGACACGGTGGCCGCGGCGATGAAGGTGGTCGCCGCGCTCAACGCGAACGTCAAGGGGGCGGTGGCGGACGCCGACTACGCCCTGGAATCCGCGGTCAGACAGGTCGCCGAGCTAGCCGCCCAGCGCAGCCGCTGA
- the rpsT gene encoding 30S ribosomal protein S20, which yields MANIKSQQKRNKTNERARLRNKSVKSSLRTAVRAFREATHAGDKEKAAELLVSTNRKLDKAASKGVIHKNQAANKKSALAQALNKL from the coding sequence GTGGCCAACATCAAGTCGCAGCAGAAGCGCAACAAGACGAACGAGCGCGCTCGCTTGCGCAACAAGTCGGTGAAGTCGTCGCTGCGCACCGCCGTCCGCGCGTTCCGCGAGGCGACCCACGCCGGCGACAAGGAGAAGGCCGCCGAGTTGTTGGTGTCGACCAACCGCAAGCTGGACAAGGCTGCCAGCAAGGGCGTGATCCACAAGAACCAGGCCGCCAACAAGAAGTCGGCGCTGGCGCAGGCCCTCAACAAGCTCTGA